The following proteins are encoded in a genomic region of Dysgonomonas mossii:
- a CDS encoding carboxypeptidase-like regulatory domain-containing protein: MKTTRFIILCIFLLQHLFSFAQSNLSDSPRSSSEVHIYKISKDDLRKIHLKEDGFDEDMLNTFVSKYNVGDDIPSLPKGNYVLVKVIDNQLNYTEHTVDNLYAKIVPSEKFVVCLYDSLGNIINDAEVRKGSSMLKYDRNTQTYSTNKAKDEDIIEIAHNGVYHYLEIEDNQYRDNYNFFESIWSKMKWRWIGLKNRIKYTFNPSERPEKQKYTGFVVFNKPKYKPGETVKLKAYLSEYNGKRFEKSIDLRLHEDYSRSNIDTILTKLEPYRPGMYSYEFKLTDELDLTLDRGYSVSLITDDNNANVVRDYFRYEDYELKGINFSLKSDKKEFAMGDSIKLDMKVTDENDMAVYDGKIEVLVTPDRFDLNKIKIMEPVFIPDTLWNHTVDLFGSSEKGLIIPDSVFPPNIDLKFKVRCAYLSADNEKHVESLSLERINKKYALDFSLDKGMLSIKELYQGKSQQALAKIIISGENDEYIYRDSVMLPHIMAIPWWAGNILVQTQNSKEYFETDDTKAEQLGYKFYRNNDSIYLKVDNPANIPFWYTIRKMKKEIDRGYATQLNYVIKDTGEDGYSMQLSYLFGGDGKSIEGLLPFAKKNITLDVTTPTTVYPGQKANVQISVTDKKGKPVKDADITAYSFTSKFKNYSMPNIPIGGKARYAKQFYNTRYEMDDDSYYNSKSSLTWKRWASAIALDTVEYYKFLYPETYYIHKERSSNGKTQISPFVVIDGEVQGVHMLWIDERLYYTNQSQHQDIYTFEIDPGKHSLRFRTHNREILALNFYIEEGKKNILSFNAGKPYTKIPYENSMQVPFVLTSRLLEKKEQGYLSDKEVSELSSQLITIDNNFGETELPNVRQRIEIPGFINTGNTLYYLNYTNRSTYDRILNAQVKVPVLAGPFPKRNMLGSLSNIASVYAGNRLLANVEIEGGNHYTLYPNYQKIKQWDSPIINRRISAFKPVLDFKEQPLTTDDIENRIKTEIANVMCSTSGFVNIRQYNKSFRGINYKLEMVLGKDKTGTYIRPALILVEPSKEEDRKDFQLYYGGTRDFNNLPSEGLTLHLIFKDSTSYSYSIQLHKGGKNYLKLDSIADYKKDSEISRVAYNLFNKGVITHSVENPYISKPIRDTLSLSPIFDERKFSRENKNKRVVTGIVRDNEDVVIGAMVKIKGTDKGVFTDFDGRFEIDIDGNVILEVMYIGYKTKEVSVSTGHDYNISLQADEQRLEEVVVIGYGVQKKANLTGSVVTINPLDGYFDNQVLQGRVAGLMIRGASSTDAKANPLIIINGLPFDGTLEDIDASSILSLNVLKDAAATSIYGARAANGVIMIETSALSSSKIAESENIPNEEPGNTIRRNFHDDAFWQPKLKTDEKGEANFEVTYPDDITNWNAYFVALGGKNQSDTKQMSVKSFKALSARLSTPRFAIRGDSLNAVGKVANHFGDSLVLTRTIDLDNNKQVEKIKIGNSHVDYIPVNAINGDSLTLTYSLQMENGYFDGEERSFPIFEQGLLQTYGDFKVINDSSTYTLKTDPEIGEVTLYAEASSLDLFLREIENIDQYPYMCNEQMASKIKALLAKKYICKIQGKEFKEDKKINSLIRDLNKNKNNEGLWGWWNKSESVMWISKHVINALLDADEAGYKTELDKHTLALAFEQELKNSLSSLPLTVDKKLPYAKGELLDRLIFLKRLNAAVDYKTYLYQVDSQLENSTARDNLKTMLVMSSIGLQDSIRIDSLMHYSDKTILGSLYWGEKKKGKSQLRYFYSPDETNTENTLLAYQILKNLGGHEQKLESIRNYFFEQRQNNTWNNIYESSRIVQTIMPDMLKSAEKYTNVVMNMNGTKISEFPYTAKFDSKEKIQISKTGTMPLFVTAYQREWNKNPIKEKSKGFEISTTFKVNNDSVADLKEGKTTILQATLNLSGDGEYIQIEIPIPAGCSYESKTMGNYWKEAHREHYKEKVVIFCNKLSKGQNVFDVELLPRYTGRYTLNPAKAELMYFPTFYGNEEIKITLIK, encoded by the coding sequence ATGAAAACAACACGCTTTATTATACTCTGTATTTTTTTGCTGCAACATCTTTTTTCTTTTGCACAATCTAACTTGTCAGATAGCCCACGCTCTTCATCTGAAGTACATATTTATAAAATAAGTAAAGATGATTTACGAAAAATACATCTTAAAGAAGATGGTTTTGATGAAGATATGCTAAACACTTTTGTGTCGAAATATAATGTAGGTGACGATATTCCCTCTTTACCAAAAGGGAACTATGTATTAGTAAAAGTCATAGATAACCAGCTAAATTATACAGAACATACAGTAGATAATCTTTATGCTAAAATAGTACCTTCAGAAAAATTTGTCGTGTGTTTATACGACTCCTTGGGCAACATAATAAATGATGCTGAAGTGAGAAAAGGTTCATCAATGTTAAAGTATGATAGAAATACGCAGACATATAGCACCAATAAAGCAAAAGATGAAGATATAATCGAAATAGCTCATAATGGAGTTTACCATTACTTGGAAATAGAAGATAACCAATATCGTGATAATTATAATTTTTTTGAATCAATCTGGTCGAAAATGAAATGGAGATGGATCGGACTTAAAAATAGAATAAAATACACCTTTAATCCATCTGAGCGACCTGAAAAACAGAAATATACCGGATTTGTCGTTTTTAACAAGCCTAAATACAAACCAGGAGAAACAGTAAAGCTAAAAGCCTATTTGTCTGAATATAATGGGAAAAGATTTGAGAAGTCTATTGACCTCAGACTACATGAGGATTATTCTCGATCGAATATTGATACAATCTTAACCAAATTAGAGCCCTATCGACCAGGTATGTACAGCTATGAATTTAAGCTGACCGATGAATTAGACTTAACGTTAGACCGAGGATATTCCGTATCACTGATTACTGATGATAATAATGCAAATGTCGTGAGAGATTATTTCAGATATGAAGATTATGAACTTAAAGGCATAAACTTTTCGTTAAAATCAGATAAGAAAGAATTTGCGATGGGAGATTCTATCAAATTAGATATGAAGGTGACAGATGAAAATGATATGGCTGTTTATGATGGGAAAATTGAAGTTCTGGTAACTCCGGATCGTTTTGACCTGAATAAAATAAAAATAATGGAACCGGTTTTTATTCCCGATACACTATGGAATCACACTGTTGACCTATTCGGTTCATCCGAAAAAGGATTGATTATTCCTGATTCTGTTTTCCCGCCAAATATTGATTTAAAATTTAAAGTAAGATGTGCTTATCTAAGTGCCGATAATGAAAAACATGTCGAATCATTATCTCTGGAAAGAATAAATAAAAAGTATGCGTTAGATTTTTCATTAGATAAAGGTATGCTTTCTATTAAAGAACTTTATCAGGGGAAATCACAACAAGCATTGGCAAAAATTATAATCAGTGGGGAGAATGATGAATACATATATCGAGATTCTGTTATGCTACCACATATCATGGCTATACCTTGGTGGGCCGGAAACATTTTGGTTCAAACTCAAAATTCAAAAGAATATTTCGAAACCGACGATACGAAGGCAGAGCAGTTAGGTTATAAATTTTATAGGAATAATGATTCTATTTATCTGAAGGTTGATAATCCAGCGAATATCCCTTTTTGGTATACTATCCGTAAAATGAAAAAAGAAATAGACAGGGGTTATGCAACACAGTTAAACTACGTGATTAAAGACACAGGAGAGGACGGTTATAGCATGCAGCTCTCTTATTTATTTGGAGGAGACGGGAAATCAATAGAAGGTTTATTGCCTTTTGCCAAGAAAAATATTACTTTAGATGTAACGACTCCTACGACTGTATATCCGGGACAAAAAGCAAATGTTCAAATTTCGGTAACAGATAAAAAAGGAAAACCTGTAAAAGACGCTGATATTACAGCCTATTCTTTTACATCCAAGTTTAAGAACTATTCGATGCCTAATATTCCTATTGGAGGTAAAGCCCGTTATGCCAAGCAGTTTTATAATACCCGTTATGAAATGGATGACGACTCTTATTATAATAGTAAATCAAGCCTGACATGGAAAAGGTGGGCAAGCGCCATAGCTCTGGATACGGTTGAATACTATAAATTTTTGTACCCGGAAACCTACTATATACATAAAGAACGGTCTTCCAACGGAAAAACACAGATATCCCCTTTTGTCGTTATTGACGGAGAAGTACAAGGAGTGCATATGTTATGGATAGACGAAAGGCTTTATTATACCAATCAGTCCCAACATCAGGATATTTATACTTTTGAAATTGATCCGGGAAAACACAGTTTGCGTTTTCGTACTCATAACAGGGAGATATTAGCCTTAAATTTTTATATCGAAGAAGGCAAGAAAAATATTCTGTCCTTCAATGCCGGGAAACCATATACAAAGATTCCGTATGAGAATTCTATGCAAGTACCTTTCGTTTTAACTTCCAGATTATTGGAAAAGAAAGAACAAGGATATTTATCGGATAAAGAGGTTTCAGAGCTTAGCTCTCAATTAATCACCATAGATAATAACTTCGGAGAAACAGAATTGCCCAATGTTCGCCAGAGAATTGAAATTCCGGGTTTTATTAATACAGGTAATACTCTCTATTATTTAAATTATACAAACAGAAGTACTTATGACCGTATTTTAAACGCACAAGTTAAAGTTCCTGTTCTGGCAGGCCCTTTTCCTAAGAGGAATATGCTGGGAAGCCTCTCAAATATAGCCTCAGTTTATGCGGGAAACAGGCTTTTAGCTAATGTTGAAATTGAAGGAGGAAACCATTATACCTTATACCCGAATTATCAGAAAATAAAACAATGGGATAGCCCCATAATAAACAGACGTATATCAGCATTTAAACCAGTATTGGATTTTAAGGAGCAACCTCTGACAACAGACGATATCGAGAATCGGATAAAGACAGAGATTGCAAATGTTATGTGCTCTACAAGTGGTTTTGTCAATATCAGACAATATAATAAAAGTTTTAGAGGTATTAATTATAAATTGGAGATGGTTCTTGGTAAAGATAAAACAGGGACATACATAAGACCTGCTCTCATTTTAGTTGAACCAAGCAAAGAGGAAGACCGGAAAGATTTCCAACTTTATTATGGAGGAACCAGAGACTTTAACAACTTACCATCTGAAGGACTAACACTTCATCTTATTTTTAAAGATTCGACGTCATACAGCTATTCTATACAGTTACACAAAGGAGGAAAGAATTATCTGAAGTTGGATTCTATTGCCGATTATAAAAAAGATTCTGAAATATCGAGAGTTGCATACAATCTATTCAACAAAGGCGTTATAACTCACTCTGTAGAAAATCCATATATTTCAAAACCAATAAGAGATACTCTCTCTTTGTCTCCTATATTTGATGAGAGGAAATTTAGTAGAGAAAATAAAAATAAACGGGTTGTGACCGGTATAGTGAGGGATAATGAAGATGTTGTTATCGGGGCTATGGTAAAAATAAAAGGCACTGATAAAGGAGTTTTCACCGATTTTGATGGTCGGTTTGAAATAGATATAGACGGAAATGTTATCTTAGAGGTGATGTATATAGGGTATAAGACCAAAGAAGTCAGTGTATCAACAGGTCACGATTATAATATTAGCTTACAAGCAGATGAACAGCGATTGGAAGAGGTGGTCGTTATTGGTTATGGCGTACAGAAAAAGGCAAATCTTACAGGGTCTGTTGTTACTATCAATCCTTTAGATGGCTATTTTGACAATCAAGTTTTACAAGGCAGAGTAGCAGGCTTAATGATTAGAGGAGCATCTAGTACGGATGCTAAAGCAAACCCTTTAATAATTATAAATGGACTTCCTTTTGATGGTACTCTCGAAGATATTGATGCATCTTCAATCTTATCGCTAAATGTTTTGAAAGATGCTGCAGCAACTTCTATTTATGGTGCACGAGCAGCGAATGGAGTAATTATGATTGAGACCAGTGCATTATCGTCTTCTAAAATTGCAGAATCTGAGAATATCCCCAATGAAGAGCCGGGTAATACTATTAGGCGTAATTTCCATGACGATGCATTCTGGCAACCAAAACTTAAAACCGATGAAAAAGGAGAAGCAAATTTCGAAGTAACTTATCCTGATGATATAACCAACTGGAATGCTTATTTCGTTGCTTTGGGTGGAAAGAATCAGTCAGATACGAAACAGATGAGTGTCAAATCGTTCAAGGCTTTATCTGCACGTCTATCGACACCTCGATTCGCTATCAGGGGAGATAGCCTGAATGCCGTAGGCAAAGTAGCTAATCATTTTGGAGATAGTTTAGTATTAACTCGAACTATTGATTTAGATAATAATAAGCAAGTTGAAAAAATAAAAATAGGTAATTCTCACGTAGACTATATACCCGTGAATGCAATTAATGGGGATAGCCTTACTCTGACTTATTCTTTACAAATGGAGAATGGTTATTTTGATGGAGAAGAGCGTTCATTCCCTATTTTTGAGCAAGGTTTGCTGCAAACCTATGGAGATTTTAAAGTAATCAATGATTCGTCAACTTATACATTAAAGACGGATCCTGAAATTGGAGAAGTAACCCTTTATGCTGAAGCTTCAAGTTTAGACCTTTTCTTGCGTGAAATAGAGAATATTGACCAGTATCCATACATGTGTAATGAACAGATGGCATCCAAAATTAAAGCTCTATTGGCCAAAAAGTATATTTGTAAAATACAGGGAAAAGAATTTAAAGAAGACAAGAAAATTAATAGTCTTATCAGAGACCTGAACAAAAATAAAAACAACGAAGGGCTCTGGGGTTGGTGGAACAAAAGTGAATCTGTGATGTGGATATCGAAACACGTCATAAATGCACTGCTTGATGCAGATGAAGCGGGATACAAAACAGAACTAGATAAACATACGCTGGCATTAGCTTTTGAACAAGAATTAAAGAACAGTTTATCTAGTCTTCCTTTAACTGTGGATAAAAAACTGCCATATGCTAAAGGTGAATTGCTAGACAGGCTTATTTTCTTAAAGAGGTTGAATGCTGCTGTTGATTATAAGACATATCTATATCAAGTGGATTCCCAGTTGGAGAATTCAACAGCTAGGGACAACTTAAAAACAATGCTAGTTATGTCTTCTATCGGACTTCAAGATTCGATAAGAATAGATTCATTAATGCATTATTCCGATAAAACGATTCTTGGCTCTCTCTATTGGGGTGAAAAGAAAAAAGGAAAATCTCAACTGCGATACTTTTATAGCCCGGATGAAACAAATACAGAAAACACTCTGTTGGCATATCAAATATTGAAAAATCTGGGAGGACACGAACAAAAATTGGAAAGTATTCGAAACTACTTCTTTGAACAAAGACAAAATAATACATGGAATAATATTTACGAATCATCACGTATTGTACAGACAATAATGCCTGATATGTTGAAGAGTGCAGAGAAATATACCAATGTCGTGATGAATATGAATGGAACCAAAATTTCAGAATTTCCGTATACAGCTAAATTCGATTCAAAAGAAAAAATTCAAATAAGCAAAACGGGGACTATGCCTTTATTTGTCACAGCCTATCAAAGGGAATGGAATAAAAATCCGATAAAGGAAAAATCGAAAGGGTTTGAAATATCGACAACATTCAAGGTAAATAATGATAGTGTAGCAGATTTGAAAGAGGGTAAAACTACGATATTACAGGCAACTCTTAACCTCTCAGGAGATGGTGAATATATACAAATTGAGATTCCTATTCCGGCAGGCTGTTCTTACGAGTCAAAGACTATGGGTAATTATTGGAAAGAGGCGCATCGGGAACACTATAAAGAAAAGGTAGTAATATTCTGTAACAAACTATCGAAAGGTCAAAATGTATTTGACGTTGAATTGTTACCAAGATATACCGGTCGTTATACACTCAATCCTGCAAAAGCAGAGTTGATGTACTTCCCTACTTTCTATGGAAATGAAGAGATTAAAATAACTTTGATAAAATAA